The Mycobacteriales bacterium genome segment GCCCGCTCGGCCTCGCCGTCTGGACCCTCGGCTACCGCTATCGCGGCTGGAATGGTGCGGCCGCACACCCGGTGGCCGACGCCCGCTGGGCGCTCGACCAGATCGCCGACCGGTACGGCGAGATCCCGGCCGCACTCGTCGGGCACTCGATGGGAGCCCGCGCCGCGCTGCGGGTCGCCGGGCACCCGCGGGTGGTCAGCGTCGCCGCGCTCGCACCGTGGCTGACCGAGGACGACCCGGTCGAGCAGCTCGCGGATCGCACCGTGCTGATCGCGCACGGCGACCACGAGCGGATGACCGATCCGCGGCAGTCGTACTCATACGCGGTACGTGCCCGGAAGGTGACGAGTCGGGTCTGCCGGTTCGACGTGCGCGGCGACGGTCATGCCATGCTCGGCCGGGCGCGGGACTGGCACGACCTGGTCCGCCGCTTCGTACTCGGGACGCTCGAGATGCAACCGCTCGACCCCGAAATTGCGAACGCCTTACAGGACCCCACACCCGAGGGGCTCCGGGTCCCGCTGTCCCGAACGCGCTGAGAGGAGCACCATGGCGCCTGCTCCACCCCGCACCAGGCGACACCCGGGAATCGGGCGGCCCCGCCTGGCCGTCGTCGGCAGCGGCGTATCGGGGCTCACCGCGGCGTACGTCCTGCAGGGTGCCTACGACGTCACGCTGTTCGAGTCGGAGTCGCGGCTCGGCGGTCACGCCCACACCCACGACGTGCCCACCGCCGACGGCCGGCTGATCCCGATCGACACCGGCTTCATCGTGCACAACGAACGGACCTACCCCCACCTGCTCCGCCTCTTCCGGGAGCTCGGGGTGTCCACTCAGGACAGCGACATGAGCATGAGCGTGCGCTGTGACGGCTGCGGACTGGAGTACGCCGGTGCGCGGGGGCTCCGCGGTTTCGCCGCCCAGCCCAGCGCGCTGCTGCGCCCGGAATACGTCCGGCTGCTCGCCGAGGTGCGGAAGTTCCACCGGCAGGCACGTCGGGTGCTCGACTCGGACGAGTGCGAAGGTCTGACCCTCGGCGGCTTCCTCGCGCAGGGCGGCTACTCGACCTTCTTCGCGCAGCACTTCATGATGCCGTTCGTGTCGGCGGTCTGGTCGGCCGGACTGGGGTTGGCCCGCAAGTATCCGGCGCGCTACCTGTTCGAGTTCTTCGCCCACCACGGGATGCTCACCGTGTCGGGCGCACCGGTGTGGAAGACGGTCGTGGGTGGCTCCCGCAGCTACGTGGAGCGGGCCGCCAAGGGGCTGTCCGCGGTCGAGGTATCGACTTCCGTCCGATCGATCCGCCGGTACGAGGACGGGGTCGAGATCCGCGACGACATGGATCAGGTCCGCAGCTTCGACCGGGTGGTGGTGGCGACCCATGCCGACCAGGCGCTGTCGATGCTCGAAAACCCCACCGCCGACGAGCGCGCCGTACTCGGGGCGATCCACTACTCGCGCAACGAGACCGTCTTCCACACCGACGCGTCACTGCTGCCACGAAGCACAGGCGCCCGGGCGTCGTGGAACTACCTGCTGACCGAGTGCGCGCCGCCGGACGAGAAGGTGCACGTCAGCTACCACATGAACCGCCTGCACCAGATCCACGAGCCGGTCGACTACGTGGTGACCCTCAACGAGCCGGGTCTGGTGAGACCCGACTCGGTGCTCGACCGGATGGTCTACGAACACCCCATCTACACCGGGGAGTCGCTCGCGGCGCAGCGGCGGCTGCCGTCCCTGAATCTCGGCCGGACGGCGTACGCCGGCGCGTACCACGGCTGGGGATTTCACGAGGACGGATGCCTCGCGGGTGTGCGCGCGGCTCAGGCGTTCGGTGTCGAATGGTGACTTCAGCGTCGACGCCGGCGATCTACCGGTCCCGGGTGACCCATGCCCGGCGGGGAACGACGGCGAACGAGTTCGGTTACGACCACGCGATGTGGCTGGTCGACCTCGACGACCTGCCCCGGCTGCCGTGGTGGCTGCGGGCCTTCGCCCGGTTCGAATCCCGCGACCACCTCGGCGACGCCGACCGGTCGATCCGGGGCAACCTCGACCGGTGGCTCGCGAGCCAGGGCGTCCAGGTCACCGGCCGTGTCGTGATGCTCACCAATGCCCGATCGCTCGGCTACGTCTTCAACCCCATCACCGTCTACTGGTGCCACGATGCGGCCGGGCCGCAGGTCTGCGTCGTCGCGGAGGTGCACAACACCTATGGCGAGCGGCACTGCTACCTGCTCCGGCCCGACGAGACGGGCCGGGCCACGACCGAGAAGCAGTTCTACGTTTCGCCGTTCCTCGAGATGGGTGGCCGCTACCTGATCCGGGTCGCGCCGCCCGGGGACACGCTGCATGTGACCATGGCGCTGCGGCAGGGCGAGGTGACCCCGTTCGCGGCGACGTTGACCGGCCGGCGGGTCCCGGTCACCGTGGGCACGGTGGTCCGGTCCGTGATAAGTCATCCACTGTCCACATACCGGGTCAGTGCGCTGATCCGGTATCAAGGGGTGAAGCTTTTTCTGCGGAAGGTGCCGGTCGTCCGGCGTCGACCGCACATCCCTCAGGAGGGTGTGCAGTGAGTTCGGACACGGCTCGCAGCGGTCCGGTCGCGAGGCGCGGTGTCGCGCGTCCGGCCGAGGACCGCTGGCCTGGGTTGGCGGTCCCGCCGCCGACGCGGGCACGGGGGCGGCTGGCCAGGTTGGTGTTCGCGCGGGCGGTCGGTCGGGTCGGTGTCCGCGCGACCTTCCC includes the following:
- a CDS encoding alpha/beta fold hydrolase; the protein is MHPPERAASIAVHPPNGPVRAVAVVLHGGRANSMGRASPWQLAALRMRPFARALVSAGGPLGLAVWTLGYRYRGWNGAAAHPVADARWALDQIADRYGEIPAALVGHSMGARAALRVAGHPRVVSVAALAPWLTEDDPVEQLADRTVLIAHGDHERMTDPRQSYSYAVRARKVTSRVCRFDVRGDGHAMLGRARDWHDLVRRFVLGTLEMQPLDPEIANALQDPTPEGLRVPLSRTR
- a CDS encoding FAD-dependent oxidoreductase, translated to MAPAPPRTRRHPGIGRPRLAVVGSGVSGLTAAYVLQGAYDVTLFESESRLGGHAHTHDVPTADGRLIPIDTGFIVHNERTYPHLLRLFRELGVSTQDSDMSMSVRCDGCGLEYAGARGLRGFAAQPSALLRPEYVRLLAEVRKFHRQARRVLDSDECEGLTLGGFLAQGGYSTFFAQHFMMPFVSAVWSAGLGLARKYPARYLFEFFAHHGMLTVSGAPVWKTVVGGSRSYVERAAKGLSAVEVSTSVRSIRRYEDGVEIRDDMDQVRSFDRVVVATHADQALSMLENPTADERAVLGAIHYSRNETVFHTDASLLPRSTGARASWNYLLTECAPPDEKVHVSYHMNRLHQIHEPVDYVVTLNEPGLVRPDSVLDRMVYEHPIYTGESLAAQRRLPSLNLGRTAYAGAYHGWGFHEDGCLAGVRAAQAFGVEW
- a CDS encoding DUF1365 domain-containing protein, whose translation is MTSASTPAIYRSRVTHARRGTTANEFGYDHAMWLVDLDDLPRLPWWLRAFARFESRDHLGDADRSIRGNLDRWLASQGVQVTGRVVMLTNARSLGYVFNPITVYWCHDAAGPQVCVVAEVHNTYGERHCYLLRPDETGRATTEKQFYVSPFLEMGGRYLIRVAPPGDTLHVTMALRQGEVTPFAATLTGRRVPVTVGTVVRSVISHPLSTYRVSALIRYQGVKLFLRKVPVVRRRPHIPQEGVQ